A single window of Hyla sarda isolate aHylSar1 chromosome 2, aHylSar1.hap1, whole genome shotgun sequence DNA harbors:
- the CBX5 gene encoding chromobox protein homolog 5, whose amino-acid sequence MDVTEAPTEEKENSSNSMGKKTKASDASSSSEEEEYVVEKVLDRRVVKGQVEFLLKWKGFSEEHNTWEPDRNLDCPELISEFMKKYKKGKESEPKSKPEATKRKAGSDDIRAKKRRESNDIARGFERGLEPEKIIGATDSCGELMFLMKWKDSDEADLVLAKEANVKCPQIVIAFYEERLTWHAYPEDTENKEKEAVKS is encoded by the exons AGGAGAAGGAAAATAGCAGTAACAGCATGGGGAAAAAGACCAAAGCATCTGATGCCTCCTCTTCCTCTGAAGAAGAAGAATACGTGGTGGAAAAAGTACTTGATCGAAGGGTAGTTAAAGGACAAGTAGAATTTCTCCTTAAATGGAAAGGATTTTCAGA AGAACATAACACATGGGAGCCTGACAGGAACCTGGACTGCCCAGAGTTGATCTCCGAATTTATGAAAAAGTATAAAAAGGGTAAAGAGTCTGAACCCAAATCCAAGCCAGAAGCCACAAAAAGAAAAGCTGGAAGTGATGATATTCGGGCTAAAAAAAGAAGAGAG AGCAATGACATTGCACGAGGATTTGAAAGAGGACTTGAACCTGAAAAAATTATTGGGGCTACAGACTCCTGCGGCGAACTCATGTTCCTCATGAAATG GAAAGATTCTGATGAAGCAGATCTCGTACTAGCTAAAGAAGCCAATGTGAAGTGTCCACAAATAGTTATTGCATTTTACGAGGAGAGATTGACTTGGCATGCTTACCCGGAAGAcacagaaaacaaagaaaaagaagcTGTGAAAAGTTaa